From Pseudomonas sp. stari2, a single genomic window includes:
- a CDS encoding EamA family transporter, whose protein sequence is MLATALVLVAALLHAAWNTLIKFSAERLLVVACMDTVALLFVALAFPFIRLPPQEIWPWILASAAFELLYRYLLIQAYRVGDLGLVYPLMRGLSPLVVLALTLIFAGEVLTNQQIFGIMLIPLGMACLLWQGGGGKHLPWSMLPVVALIGLCIGCYTYIDGQALRRWSHPLDYLVWVTLLSAWPFPMLAWVARRPAFLQFWREQWKLGLAVGFCVLFSYALVLWAMQLGSIAEAAALREISVILVVLFGMRYLKEPFGRPRLLACGLVLIGMLVMKF, encoded by the coding sequence GTGCTGGCGACAGCTCTGGTGTTGGTGGCGGCGCTGTTGCACGCCGCGTGGAATACCCTGATCAAGTTCAGCGCCGAGCGGTTGCTGGTGGTGGCCTGCATGGACACCGTGGCGCTGTTGTTTGTCGCGCTGGCCTTTCCTTTCATCAGGCTGCCGCCGCAGGAAATCTGGCCGTGGATTCTGGCGTCGGCGGCGTTCGAGTTGCTTTATCGCTACCTGCTGATCCAGGCCTATCGGGTCGGCGACCTGGGGCTGGTCTATCCGTTGATGCGCGGATTGTCGCCACTGGTGGTACTGGCGCTGACCCTGATCTTCGCCGGTGAAGTGCTGACCAACCAGCAGATCTTCGGAATCATGCTGATCCCGCTGGGCATGGCCTGCCTGCTCTGGCAGGGCGGTGGCGGGAAACACCTGCCATGGTCGATGTTGCCGGTGGTGGCGCTGATCGGGTTGTGCATCGGCTGCTACACCTACATAGATGGCCAGGCCTTGCGGCGCTGGTCGCATCCGCTGGATTACCTGGTCTGGGTCACGCTGCTCAGCGCCTGGCCGTTCCCGATGCTGGCGTGGGTCGCCAGGCGGCCGGCGTTCCTGCAGTTCTGGCGTGAACAATGGAAGCTGGGGCTGGCGGTCGGGTTCTGCGTGTTGTTCAGCTACGCTCTGGTGCTGTGGGCGATGCAACTGGGGTCGATTGCCGAAGCGGCGGCGTTGCGTGAAATCAGCGTGATTCTGGTGGTGCTGTTCGGCATGCGTTACCTGAAAGAACCTTTCGGCCGGCCACGGCTCTTAGCCTGTGGGCTGGTGCTGATCGGCATGCTGGTGATGAAGTTCTGA
- a CDS encoding cation:proton antiporter, translating into MLELVAAFICLTTLLTFVNFRFIGLPPTIGVMVTALMFSLLLQGLSLLGYPGLEERVQQLIGQIDFGDLLMNWMLSFLLFAGALHVNLNDLRSYRWPIGLLATFGVLIATAVIGSLAYYIFALFGWHVSFLYCLLFGALISPTDPIAVLGVLRTANASKPLKTTIVGESLFNDGTAVVVFTVLLGIAQLGETPTIGATAMLFAHEAIGGVLFGGLIGYLVYLMIKSIEQHQIEVMLTLALVIGGSAMATELHVSAPIAMVVAGLIIGNLGRNLAMNDMTRKYLDGFWELLDDMLNALLFALIGMELLLLPFNWLHVAAASLLALAILLSRLLTVAPAIVLLRRWRTVPRGTIRILTWGGLRGGVSVALALALPLGPERDLLLSITYIVVLSSILLQGLTIGKLVKHATRDEPSATVESAHH; encoded by the coding sequence ATGCTTGAACTTGTCGCCGCTTTCATCTGCCTCACCACCCTCCTCACTTTCGTGAATTTCCGCTTCATCGGTTTGCCTCCGACCATCGGCGTGATGGTTACCGCACTGATGTTTTCCCTGTTGCTGCAAGGCCTGAGCCTACTGGGTTATCCCGGCCTGGAAGAGCGCGTACAGCAACTGATCGGCCAGATCGACTTCGGTGATCTGCTGATGAACTGGATGCTGTCGTTCCTGCTGTTCGCCGGTGCCTTGCACGTCAACCTGAACGACCTGCGCAGCTATCGCTGGCCCATCGGCCTGCTGGCGACCTTCGGCGTACTGATCGCCACCGCCGTGATCGGCAGCCTCGCCTACTACATCTTCGCCCTGTTCGGCTGGCACGTGAGCTTCCTCTACTGCCTGTTGTTCGGCGCACTGATTTCCCCGACCGACCCGATCGCGGTGCTCGGCGTGTTGCGTACAGCCAACGCCTCGAAGCCGTTGAAGACCACCATCGTCGGCGAATCGCTGTTCAACGACGGCACTGCCGTGGTGGTGTTCACCGTGTTGCTGGGCATCGCGCAACTGGGCGAAACCCCGACCATCGGCGCCACCGCCATGCTGTTTGCCCATGAAGCCATCGGCGGCGTGCTGTTCGGCGGGCTGATCGGTTATCTGGTGTACCTGATGATCAAGAGCATCGAGCAGCACCAGATCGAAGTCATGCTGACCTTGGCGCTGGTCATCGGCGGCTCGGCGATGGCCACCGAGCTGCACGTCTCGGCGCCGATTGCGATGGTGGTCGCCGGTCTGATCATCGGCAACCTCGGCCGCAACCTGGCGATGAACGACATGACGCGTAAATACCTGGACGGTTTCTGGGAGTTGCTCGACGACATGCTCAACGCCCTGCTGTTCGCGCTGATCGGCATGGAGCTGTTGCTGCTGCCGTTCAACTGGCTGCACGTGGCGGCCGCAAGCCTGCTGGCGCTGGCGATTCTGTTGTCGCGTCTGCTCACCGTGGCCCCGGCCATCGTTCTGTTGCGGCGCTGGCGCACGGTGCCGCGCGGCACCATCCGGATCCTGACCTGGGGCGGTTTGCGTGGCGGTGTTTCGGTGGCCTTGGCACTGGCCCTGCCATTGGGCCCGGAGCGCGATCTGTTACTGAGCATCACCTACATCGTGGTGCTGTCGTCGATCCTGCTGCAGGGTCTGACCATCGGCAAACTGGTCAAGCACGCCACCCGTGATGAGCCGTCAGC
- a CDS encoding MltA domain-containing protein, giving the protein MNSRFKAWRHPLIATLPLLAILAGCTGGDSAKPKTHALATYSSATWEALPAVSDNDLVAGFGSWRSACTRLKADPIWGATCAAAANVPQSAGDIRSFLKQHLDVFGLRAEHDNPNGLITGYYEPVYPGSLTQTATANVPVYGVPEDMIIVSLDSIYPELKGKRLRGRLEGRVLKPYDDAATIESKGVKAPVVAWLTDPMNLQFLQIQGSGRIQTDDGRQLRIAYADQNGHPYRPIGRWLVEQGELKKEDVTMGAISNWAKANPSRIPELLGSNPSYVFFTRNPDSNEGPRGSLNVPLTAGYSAAVDRKVIPLGSLLWLSTTRPDGTALVRPVAAQDTGGAIAGEVRADLFWGTGDAAGQLAGDMKQQGQIWMLWPKGAALPQVPQVADKQ; this is encoded by the coding sequence ATGAACAGCCGTTTCAAGGCCTGGCGTCACCCACTCATCGCGACCCTGCCGCTGCTGGCAATCCTTGCCGGCTGCACCGGGGGCGACAGTGCCAAGCCGAAAACCCACGCACTGGCCACTTACTCCAGCGCCACCTGGGAAGCCCTGCCTGCGGTTTCCGACAACGATCTGGTGGCCGGTTTCGGTTCGTGGCGCAGCGCCTGCACCCGGCTCAAGGCTGACCCGATCTGGGGCGCCACCTGCGCGGCGGCCGCCAATGTGCCGCAAAGCGCGGGCGACATCCGCAGCTTCCTCAAGCAACACCTCGACGTCTTCGGTCTGCGTGCCGAGCACGACAATCCCAACGGTCTGATCACCGGCTACTACGAACCGGTCTACCCCGGCAGCCTGACGCAAACAGCAACCGCCAACGTGCCGGTGTACGGCGTGCCCGAGGACATGATCATCGTGTCCCTGGACAGCATTTACCCGGAGTTGAAAGGCAAGCGTCTGCGCGGACGCCTCGAAGGCCGGGTGCTCAAACCTTACGACGACGCCGCGACCATCGAGAGCAAAGGCGTCAAGGCGCCCGTGGTGGCATGGCTGACCGATCCGATGAACCTGCAATTCCTGCAGATCCAGGGTTCAGGGCGGATTCAGACCGATGACGGCCGGCAACTGCGCATCGCCTACGCCGACCAGAACGGTCATCCGTATCGACCGATCGGCCGCTGGCTGGTGGAACAGGGCGAGCTGAAGAAAGAAGACGTGACCATGGGCGCAATCAGCAACTGGGCCAAGGCCAATCCATCGCGCATTCCGGAGTTGCTGGGCAGCAACCCGAGCTATGTATTCTTCACCCGCAACCCGGACAGCAACGAAGGCCCGCGAGGCTCGTTGAATGTGCCGCTGACCGCCGGTTACAGTGCGGCGGTGGATCGCAAGGTGATTCCGTTGGGCAGCCTGTTGTGGCTGTCGACCACCCGCCCTGACGGCACGGCGCTGGTACGCCCGGTGGCAGCGCAGGACACCGGCGGCGCGATTGCCGGCGAGGTTCGTGCGGATCTGTTCTGGGGCACCGGCGATGCTGCCGGGCAACTGGCCGGTGACATGAAGCAGCAGGGGCAGATCTGGATGCTCTGGCCAAAAGGTGCGGCATTGCCGCAAGTGCCGCAAGTGGCCGACAAGCAGTAA
- the ligB gene encoding NAD-dependent DNA ligase LigB — MLATLHLFCIFLLFSAHLGAFADDCPDWAVDRARSEITALQQQIDQWDDTYHRKGRSLIADELYDQSRTRLGEWRQCFKLPSPTKPLRTAAGPVAHPITHTGLDKLHDAADIEAWLRDRKDVWAQPKIDGVAITLVYRAGRLQQAISRGDGIRGQDWTASAHQISAIPQQLTQPLDLSVQGELYWRLTDHIQARAGSANARATVAGLMGRKDLSAEQAAGIGLFVWDWPLGPNSLTERITGLATLGFATIEPYSHPVSGLADAQQWRDHWYRSPLPFASDGIVLRQSQRPAAERWQARSPFWAVAWKYPFAQALADVRKVNFKIGRTGRITPVLELTPVMLDDRQIRRVSVSSLKRWQELDIRPGDQVAISLAGLTIPRLDSVVLRSTERVELNVPFASDFHPLSCWQPTPGCESQFLARLIWLGGKQGLALPHVGRGTWEKLLDTGRLNSLLDWLPLDESELAKIAGLGERSSARLSHSFHSARQRPFTQWLKALGLPPTGQASLADSWQALAQRNTEQWQAEPGIGPGRAAQLNAFFRDPQVLALSETLRAAGIDGF, encoded by the coding sequence ATGCTTGCCACACTGCACCTGTTTTGCATTTTCCTGCTGTTCTCCGCCCACCTCGGCGCCTTTGCTGACGATTGCCCGGACTGGGCTGTCGACCGGGCCCGAAGCGAAATCACCGCCCTGCAGCAGCAGATCGATCAGTGGGACGACACCTATCACCGCAAAGGCCGGTCGCTGATCGCCGATGAACTCTACGATCAGTCCCGCACCCGGCTCGGCGAATGGCGCCAGTGCTTCAAACTTCCTTCACCGACCAAGCCGTTACGGACTGCGGCCGGTCCGGTCGCGCACCCGATCACCCATACTGGTCTCGACAAACTTCACGACGCTGCGGACATCGAAGCCTGGCTGCGCGACCGCAAGGACGTCTGGGCACAACCCAAGATCGACGGCGTGGCCATCACGCTGGTCTATCGCGCCGGGCGTTTACAGCAGGCGATCAGTCGCGGCGACGGGATTCGGGGGCAGGACTGGACCGCCTCGGCACACCAGATCAGCGCCATTCCCCAGCAACTGACACAACCGCTGGATCTGTCAGTGCAGGGCGAACTCTATTGGCGACTGACCGACCATATCCAGGCTCGCGCCGGCAGCGCCAATGCCCGCGCAACAGTCGCCGGCCTGATGGGACGCAAGGACTTGAGTGCCGAACAGGCAGCGGGCATCGGGCTGTTTGTCTGGGACTGGCCGCTGGGACCGAACAGCCTGACAGAGCGAATCACGGGTCTGGCAACTCTGGGCTTCGCCACGATAGAACCTTACAGCCACCCCGTCAGTGGCCTTGCCGATGCGCAGCAGTGGCGCGATCACTGGTATCGCTCGCCGCTGCCCTTTGCCAGCGACGGCATCGTCCTGCGTCAGAGCCAGCGTCCTGCTGCCGAACGCTGGCAGGCGCGCTCGCCTTTCTGGGCCGTGGCCTGGAAGTACCCGTTCGCCCAGGCATTGGCCGATGTACGCAAGGTCAATTTCAAGATCGGCCGTACCGGGCGCATCACCCCTGTGCTGGAATTGACGCCGGTCATGCTCGACGACCGCCAGATCAGACGGGTCAGCGTCAGCTCACTCAAACGCTGGCAGGAACTGGATATTCGCCCTGGTGACCAAGTGGCGATCAGCCTGGCCGGGCTGACGATTCCGCGACTCGACAGCGTCGTGCTGCGCAGCACGGAGCGCGTCGAATTAAATGTCCCGTTCGCCAGCGACTTTCACCCGCTAAGCTGCTGGCAACCGACGCCCGGGTGCGAGAGTCAGTTCCTCGCGCGCCTGATCTGGCTTGGCGGCAAGCAAGGGCTGGCACTGCCCCATGTCGGTCGCGGCACGTGGGAGAAACTTCTGGATACAGGCCGCCTGAACAGCCTGCTGGATTGGTTGCCCCTCGACGAGTCAGAGCTTGCTAAGATTGCCGGCCTCGGCGAGCGCAGCAGCGCTCGCCTGTCGCACAGTTTTCACAGCGCTCGCCAGCGCCCTTTCACCCAATGGCTCAAAGCCCTCGGGCTGCCGCCGACCGGCCAGGCTTCCTTGGCTGACTCATGGCAAGCGCTGGCACAACGAAATACCGAACAATGGCAGGCAGAACCCGGAATCGGCCCCGGTCGTGCGGCGCAATTGAACGCTTTTTTTCGCGACCCGCAGGTGCTGGCCCTGAGTGAAACCTTACGTGCCGCCGGAATCGACGGTTTCTGA
- a CDS encoding MAPEG family protein, giving the protein MTVALWCVFIAIFLPYVCTGVAKAVGGYRLSDNHDPRDFLESLNGLARRAHAAQLNSFEVTPAFAAAVIVAHLVGTAQLVTVNVLAVLFITSRLLYIICYLADWAILRSLVWFVGMGLIASFFFVSV; this is encoded by the coding sequence ATGACGGTGGCTCTGTGGTGCGTTTTTATTGCGATTTTTCTGCCCTATGTGTGCACGGGCGTGGCCAAGGCTGTCGGTGGTTATCGGCTGAGCGATAATCACGATCCTCGGGACTTTCTCGAAAGCCTGAACGGATTGGCCCGACGGGCCCATGCGGCGCAACTGAACAGTTTTGAAGTGACGCCGGCATTTGCGGCGGCGGTGATCGTCGCGCATCTGGTGGGCACAGCGCAGTTGGTGACGGTCAATGTGCTGGCGGTGCTGTTCATCACCAGTCGTCTGCTCTACATCATCTGCTATCTGGCGGACTGGGCGATTCTGCGGTCGCTGGTGTGGTTTGTCGGGATGGGGCTGATTGCCAGTTTCTTCTTCGTTTCGGTCTGA
- a CDS encoding metalloregulator ArsR/SmtB family transcription factor, whose product MNLRVPSIRHDDCDELAALCKAGGDPLRLNVLRALANDSFGVLELAQIFDIGQSGMSHHLKVLAQADLVATRREGNAIFYRRALPHTELLGGKLHAALLEEVDNLALPADVETRIAQVHGQRAANSQDFFARVAEKFRAQQDLIAGLPQYRESVLALLDKLNFNGAATAIEVGPGDGAFLPELARRFGTVTALDNSAAMLELARQVCEREKLTNVSLQLADALNGVSLQADCVVLNMVLHHFAAPAEALKHMASLLQPGGSLLVTELCSHNQSWAREACGDLWLGFEQDDLARWATAAGLVPGESLYVGLRNGFQIQVRHFQRPAGDTHHR is encoded by the coding sequence ATGAACTTACGCGTGCCTTCCATTCGCCATGACGATTGCGACGAGCTGGCGGCCCTTTGCAAGGCCGGCGGCGATCCGCTGCGGCTGAATGTATTGCGCGCCCTGGCCAACGATTCGTTCGGCGTACTGGAACTGGCGCAGATTTTCGATATCGGCCAGTCCGGCATGAGCCATCACCTCAAGGTATTGGCGCAAGCCGATCTGGTGGCGACTCGGCGCGAAGGCAATGCGATTTTCTATCGCCGCGCCCTGCCCCACACCGAGTTGCTGGGCGGCAAGTTGCACGCTGCATTGTTAGAAGAAGTCGACAATCTGGCGCTGCCGGCCGACGTGGAAACACGAATCGCACAGGTCCATGGACAGCGTGCTGCCAACAGCCAGGACTTTTTCGCCCGGGTCGCGGAGAAATTCCGCGCCCAGCAGGATTTGATTGCCGGCCTGCCGCAATACCGTGAAAGCGTGCTGGCCCTGCTCGACAAACTGAATTTCAATGGCGCTGCCACGGCCATTGAAGTCGGCCCCGGCGATGGTGCATTCCTGCCGGAACTGGCGCGTCGCTTCGGCACCGTAACCGCACTGGACAACAGCGCGGCGATGCTCGAACTGGCCCGCCAGGTATGTGAACGTGAAAAGCTGACTAACGTCAGCCTGCAATTGGCCGATGCATTGAATGGCGTGAGCCTTCAGGCCGATTGCGTGGTGTTGAACATGGTGTTGCACCATTTCGCCGCGCCGGCCGAAGCGCTCAAGCACATGGCCAGCCTGCTGCAACCGGGCGGTAGCCTGCTCGTGACAGAGTTATGTAGCCACAACCAGAGTTGGGCCAGGGAGGCCTGCGGTGATCTGTGGTTGGGGTTTGAACAGGACGATCTGGCCCGTTGGGCCACCGCTGCGGGACTCGTTCCCGGGGAAAGCCTCTATGTAGGCTTACGTAATGGTTTCCAGATCCAGGTCCGCCATTTTCAGCGACCGGCTGGCGACACTCACCATCGGTAA
- a CDS encoding cytochrome c — MTLKRLSVVLLACLTLSACGGVDPNSPLGQRKAIFKQMLKTGEDLGGMLRGRIPFDGPKFTEGAVKLDALSHEPWKHFPSVREEDHTSAKDDVWQRQARFQEMARTLEAATGELVIASKVQPYKASNLGPAVQKVEDACSACHKEFRDH, encoded by the coding sequence ATGACTCTTAAAAGACTTTCTGTTGTATTGCTGGCCTGTCTGACCTTGTCCGCCTGCGGCGGTGTCGATCCCAATTCCCCGTTGGGCCAGCGCAAGGCGATCTTCAAGCAGATGCTCAAGACCGGCGAAGATCTGGGCGGCATGCTGCGCGGACGCATCCCCTTCGACGGGCCGAAATTCACGGAAGGCGCGGTCAAGCTCGATGCGCTGTCCCATGAACCGTGGAAGCATTTCCCGTCGGTGCGCGAAGAAGATCACACCAGCGCCAAGGACGATGTCTGGCAGCGACAGGCACGTTTCCAGGAAATGGCCCGGACCCTCGAGGCGGCTACTGGTGAGCTGGTGATCGCCAGCAAGGTTCAGCCGTACAAGGCCAGTAACCTGGGGCCGGCGGTGCAGAAGGTCGAAGATGCCTGCAGTGCCTGTCATAAAGAGTTTCGGGATCATTGA
- the metK gene encoding methionine adenosyltransferase produces MSEYSLFTSESVSEGHPDKIADQISDAVLDAIIAQDKHARVAVETLVKTGVAIVAGEVTTSAWVDLEQIVRDVICDIGYTSSDVGFDGATCGVMNIIGKQSPDINQGVDRAKPEDQGAGDQGLMFGYASNETDVLMPAPITFSHQLVQRQAEARKSGLLPWLRPDAKSQVTCRYEGGKVVGIDAVVLSTQHNPEVSYNDLREGVMELIVKHVLPAELLSKDTQFHINPTGQFIIGGPVGDCGLTGRKIIVDSYGGMARHGGGAFSGKDPSKVDRSAAYAGRYVAKNIVAAGLAERCEIQVSYAIGVAQPTSISLNTFGTGKISDDKIIKLVREVFDLRPYAITTMLDLLHPMYQETAAYGHFGRAPQTKTVGEDTFSTFTWEKTDRADALRSAAGL; encoded by the coding sequence ATGAGCGAATACTCCCTCTTCACCTCCGAGTCCGTGTCTGAAGGACATCCGGACAAAATCGCCGACCAGATTTCCGATGCAGTGCTGGACGCCATCATCGCCCAGGACAAGCACGCACGCGTTGCGGTGGAAACCTTGGTCAAGACTGGCGTGGCCATCGTTGCCGGTGAAGTGACCACCAGCGCCTGGGTCGACCTGGAGCAGATCGTTCGTGACGTGATCTGCGACATCGGCTACACCAGCTCCGACGTCGGCTTCGACGGCGCTACCTGCGGCGTGATGAACATCATCGGCAAGCAGTCGCCTGACATCAACCAGGGCGTTGACCGTGCCAAGCCTGAAGATCAGGGCGCCGGCGACCAGGGCCTGATGTTCGGCTACGCCAGCAACGAAACCGACGTGCTGATGCCGGCACCGATCACCTTCTCGCACCAACTGGTGCAGCGTCAGGCTGAAGCCCGTAAATCGGGTCTGCTGCCTTGGCTGCGTCCGGACGCCAAGTCGCAAGTGACCTGCCGTTACGAAGGCGGCAAGGTTGTCGGTATCGACGCCGTGGTCCTGTCGACACAGCACAACCCTGAAGTGTCGTACAACGACCTGCGCGAAGGCGTGATGGAGCTGATCGTCAAGCACGTGCTGCCTGCCGAACTGCTGAGCAAGGACACCCAGTTCCACATCAACCCGACTGGCCAGTTCATCATCGGCGGCCCGGTTGGCGACTGCGGCCTGACCGGTCGCAAGATCATCGTCGACAGCTACGGCGGCATGGCCCGTCACGGCGGCGGCGCGTTCTCCGGTAAAGATCCATCGAAGGTTGACCGTTCGGCTGCCTACGCTGGCCGTTATGTTGCCAAGAACATCGTGGCTGCTGGCCTGGCCGAGCGTTGCGAGATTCAGGTTTCCTACGCGATCGGTGTGGCCCAGCCTACTTCGATCTCGCTGAACACCTTCGGCACCGGCAAGATCAGCGATGACAAGATCATCAAACTGGTCCGCGAAGTGTTCGACCTGCGTCCATACGCAATCACCACCATGCTCGACCTGCTGCACCCGATGTACCAGGAAACCGCAGCCTACGGCCACTTCGGCCGTGCTCCGCAGACCAAGACTGTTGGCGAAGACACTTTCTCCACTTTCACCTGGGAAAAAACCGACCGCGCCGACGCTCTGCGTTCTGCTGCCGGCCTGTAA
- a CDS encoding DUF1090 domain-containing protein: protein MKFLAPLAMLTLCGVMAAPAMAGEDAPGLTGCAAKKQGIINQIEQAKSRGNADQQAGLETALREVTEHCTDAGLKKERENKVLDAKHEVSKRQADLDKAMKKGDPEKIDKRKNKLAESRKELQDALDELDK from the coding sequence ATGAAATTTCTCGCACCGCTCGCCATGCTGACTCTTTGTGGCGTAATGGCCGCCCCCGCGATGGCTGGCGAAGACGCCCCGGGTCTGACCGGTTGTGCTGCCAAGAAGCAAGGCATCATCAATCAGATCGAACAGGCCAAATCCCGCGGCAACGCTGACCAGCAGGCCGGTCTGGAAACCGCCCTGCGCGAAGTCACCGAACACTGCACCGACGCCGGTCTGAAAAAGGAACGTGAAAACAAGGTGCTCGACGCCAAGCACGAAGTGAGCAAGCGCCAGGCAGATCTCGACAAAGCGATGAAGAAAGGCGATCCGGAGAAGATCGACAAGCGCAAGAACAAGCTCGCCGAGTCGCGCAAGGAATTGCAGGACGCGCTGGACGAACTGGACAAGTAA